DNA sequence from the Candidatus Peregrinibacteria bacterium genome:
AAAACAACGCAATCAAAGTCTATCAACAATTCAATGGAAATTCACAAAGCAAGATGCTGACCAAAAACTACAGAGACACTATACATGAAATTATTTATTGGAAATTATACTAGGGTGGTGCTTATAATTTTAGAATGTACGAATTCCTAATTGTCCTTGCCTCCTTCTTGATTCTTCGCTACAATCAGGTCCGCTCTTTATCTGACTCCCATGGCAGTTCCAAAGAAAAAATCCGCACGATCACGATCAACAACTCGCTACAATACTTACGTAAGAGTGAGGAGGAAGAAGCTTCTGAACTTTGTTGAGCGCGCTAAAAGAAATGAACGTGGACTTGAAAAAATAGAAGCAAGAACCGTAAAGGCGAAGAAGAAAACCAAAAAGATAACGAAGATTGTGGCGTAAGCATATCAGTTACAAATTCCGAAAGACGAGTTGCCGCTAAATGTAAAAGTAAAAATGTAAAATGTAAAAATAAATTCTAAGTCTTAATGTTTAAAAATTAGAATTTAGAATTTGTTTTAAAGTTTTACATTTCACATTTTACATTTTTCAGAGGTTCATCTTCTGAAACTCGTGATTTGCGATTTCGTGATTCGTAATTTCTTGGTAGACTAACGGACGAAAAAATCTTCCATTTTCTGTTCCTGCACGCTCATGGCCCAATATCGACGTCTTTGTAGAATTGCAGCAATGCAAACTCTCACAGCACTTCTCCTCCGGGGCGAGAGTGATGAAGGAAAGGCAAAAACCTGTTTCCTCCAAGTCAAAGAAGATTTTGCCCCGGAGCTCGGAAATAAGGACGAATTTTCTCGAGAAATTATGAATGGAGTTTTGAAAAATAGAGAAGGACTAGACCAACAAATTTATGAACTTGCTCCGGAATGGCCCATTGAGAAATTGTCGACAGTAGAAAGAGTTATATTAGAAGCGGGAGCATTTGAACTTTTGCAGTATGCAGATACGCCGCTTGCGGTCATCATTAACGAATGGGTGGACATTGCGAAGGAATTTGGAGATGAAACTGCTGGAAAATTTATTAATGGAGTACTGTCAAATTTGGCGCATCAATCGAGAAAAGAAGGAAGAGGAACGCCTCCTTCCAAAAAAAATCTTTCATCCGAAGCAAAATGATCAAAGAATTAACGAAAATTCTCGGGTTTTCTCTGAAAAATGAGGCACTGTATGAAGTGGCTTTTACTCACAAATCATACCTTAATGAACATCCATCAGGAGAATGTAACGAAAGGCTTGAGTTTTTGGGAGATGCAGTTTTGGAACTCGTAGTAACAGAATTTTTGTTTCGAAAATATCCAGAAAAACCTGAAGGGGAACTCACGAGTTATCGAAGTGCGCTTGTTCGGGGAAAACATCTCGCCGAAATTTCAGAGGAACTTAATCTTGGGAAATTTCTCAAACTTTCTCGAGGGGAAGAGAAATCAGGAGGGAGAAAGAAGAGTTACATTCTGGCAAATACCGCAGAATCTCTTATCGGAGGGATTTTTCTTGATAGGGGATTTGCAACTGCTGAAAAATTTATTTTAAAACACATCATTCCACGAATTAGCGAAATCATTGAAAAAGGTCTCCATCGAGATGCAAAATCCAAACTTCAAGAATACACACAAGATGTCCTTGGTATTACGCCACACTACCAGTTGGTTACGGAAAAAGGTCCAGATCATGACAAACTTTTCGTGATGGCAGTATATTTAGGAGAAAAAGTGATTGCGGAAGGAGAAGGATCGAGTAAGCAAAAAGCAGAACTCGATGCTGCAGAAAATGCGGTCAAGAAATTGAATATTGACGAAAAAACGAAAGAACCAAAGTAGAGAACTCAAAGAAGTTTTTGTCGTTCTCGAAGCGCCAAAAAAAAGAAAGAAACGGTTGCTCTGAAAATGCGAACAATCCTTTTTGGTTCTCGAAGAAGTCTAAAAAGCCATTCAAGACCTGCTCTCTGCATCCAAAAAGGAGCTCTTTTTCGTTTTCCCGCAATAAAATCAAATGCTCCGCCAACTCCCATTGCAAAACGAATATTGGGAATTTTTGAAAGATGTTCTGAAATCCACATCTCTTGTTTGGGAGATCCGAGCGCCACGAAAAGTACTCTTGCGTCGGAATTTTTAATATGCTCAAGAATCGCTGCAGATTTTTCAGAAGTTACTTTTCCATCATAATATCCGACGATATTCGGAAAATTTTCAGCGAGGGTTTTTGCTGACAGAGGAGCTCCTCCGAGGAGAAATATTTTTGCTTGAGACGTAGCAAGAAAGTCGCCAAACATATCTGTTCCAGTGATACGCGCAAAAATTCGGCCCCGGAAATTTTTCCGATCGAAGGTAAATTGCCAAAGAGACCTCACTCCATCTAAGAAAATTTTCCACATTTTTTTCCTTCTCGAAGAAGAAAGTTTCTGAAGTTCCAGAGGAGGCAAAAACCCAGATGCCCATAGAATTCCCGTTCCATCAGGAAGTGAAAAATCTGCGTCTTTTAAAATTCGAAAAAAAGCAGGATGTTTCGAAGCATACACAATCATTTCCGGATTTGGCGTGACACAAAAATATTGTTCTCCGAGTGAAACTTGTGAATAATAATGAAGCTTGAGCAGTGCGTGATGTGTATTTACAACATCAAATGGGATCCCAAAAAGTTCTATTCGATGTGTTTTCATGCGGAACAAATTCTAACACAAAAGAGATGATTTTTTTTGAAGACGAATACAAATGTTTTGAGAATGTAGTATTACCTCTTTCCCCCCTTTTCTCCATCCAAAAAGTTCTTTCACTAAAAATCCGCTTTTTTCAGCAAGTTTCTGAAGTTCCTGAACATCAAAAGAATGATAATATCGCGTTTTTTTTTCGGTTCCCCAAGGAATGATAAAATCCCGTTTTGACCACGTAGGAATAAGAAAGGATCTCAGAATCGACCATCTTTTCTGGCGAGCATATTTTTGTTGATTCCAAAGATTCCAAACAATGATAATCACTTCACCTTTTGGTTTTAAAACACGACACATTTCAGAAAGTGCCCGCAATCTTTTCTTTTCGGTTGGAATGTGATGAAAACTCGCGACGGACCATACCTCATCAAAAGTTTCATCTGCAAATGGAAGATCACTAAAATCGACCTTTTGAAAATGAGCAGCTGGATATTTTTTTTGAGCAATTCCAAGAAGCTTCTCCGAAATATCTCCTCCAAAAACTTCGCAATTTTTTTTCAAAAAAAGAGGAACAAGCCGACCATTCCCGCACCCTATGTCCAGGATTTTTGCATTTTTCGGGGTAGCAGCAAAAAGGACTTCGGCTTCTTCCCAGGGAGAATTTCGACTTTCAGAAAATTCATTCGCAATGGAATCATATATTTCTGCGAGTTTTTTTGCCGCCTGAGAAGGAGAGAAAAAGAACACGAGGGGAATTTTAAATTTTGAATTATGAATTTTGAATTAACTCTCTGCATAAAGTAAAACAAAGTATTATAGTTTTTCAACGTGTTCAACCTAAAAATTGAACACTAAAAATTAATTTAAAATTTAAAATTCAAAATTATCCTATAACTCCCCCGACCGCTTACTCACCAAGTGTATACACATCAAGGTTCTCACTTCCCACGAGTTCCAATACCTTTTTCACCACTTCATCGATCTCGACAATTTCCTGGGTTCCCGCATTCATGTCACGCAAAATCGCCTTTTTCTCACGAACCTCCACTTCTCCCATAAGCACTGCCCAATCAGCATTCACTTTATTCGCCATTTCGAGTTGATATTTAATGGAAGCTTTTCCGACGGCGCCAACTGCATGAATTCCCTTATCGTGAAGTTCAGCGAGTATTCGCATCGCCTTCTTTTTTGCTTCTCCGCCGAGCTGAGCGACAAAGACAGGGATTTTATCTTTTTGAGGAGGCACAATTCCTTCGTCTTTCATGTGCTGAACTATACGTTCAAGTCCGAAAGCAACGCCAACTGCAGGCGTTGGACGACCTCCCAGAAATTCAACGAGACCATCGTACCTTCCTCCTCCTCCGACAGCATTTTGTGCTCCTTCATTTTTATCCCAAAATTCAAAAACTGTGTCAGAGTAATAATCAAGTCCTCGCACCAAGTTTTTATTTTCTCTATACGAGATCCCGAGTTCATCCAAAAATCCTTTTACTTCTGCATAGTATTCTTTTGATGCTGCATCGAGATAGTCTCCAAGTTTTGGAGCCTTCGAGAGAAGAATTTGAACATCTTCATCCTTTGCATCAAGAATGCGGATGGGATTTTTTTCGAGTTTGCTCAAAAGGTCTTCGGAAAGGTATCTCTCTTTTCCAAAAAAATAATTCCGAAGATCATCATTAAATTGCTTACGACTCTCGGCATTTCCAAGAGTATTCAGTTGGAGAGAAAAGTGGTGGAGTATTTTGAGATCTTTGAGGAATTTGTAGGATATAAGAATTACCTGAGCATCAATTGAAGCATCTCTCGTTCCAATGACTTCGAAATCCAATTGATGAAATTGTCGATATCTTCCTTTTTGGGGGCGATCATAACGAAAGTGTGGTTCGATAGCATATAGTTGAACCGGTTGAGGAAGATTCATCATTCCGTGTTCGATGTATGCCCGAACAATTCCAGCAGTTGATTCGGGTTTGAGCGACATTGATTTCCCTGATCTGCTCTGCATTGTAAACATTTCTTTTTCCACAATATCCGTTGTCTCTCCAGCTGCTCGCACAAAAAGAGCAGTTTCCTCCATTATTGGGGTAGAAATTCTTCGAAATCCTGCCTGCCTTAAACGGTGACGCGCGGTTTTTTTTACAAGTGTGTAATAATCATATTCATCCGGGAGAACATCATGAAATCCTCTTAAAGACTGATATTTTTGAGAATTCTCTTGAATTTCATCGTCCGTAGTCATATGAAATGTGAAAAAGTGCCAAAGCATTGTCGCAAAAAATTCTGAAAAATGAAAGAGAGATTCTGAACAGGCTCTAAAGGAATATAGAAATTATGAAGTCCATTTTTCTTCTTTCTACTTTTTGGTTTTCGATTTAGAGTGCAATCATTCTCTTTTTGTGATGTTATGGCGGAAGAATTTTCTCAAGTTCACCATCGGATACTCGATTTTCTTTCCCATTCCAAAGCTCATGTTTTTGATCTTGATGATGCAAAATTCAAGCTTCCTCTTTCTGATGCCATTTTTTGCGCTGAAGATCTCCTTCGAAACCGAGCTTTTTTTCACGCAATTCAACAAGCAACTCGAGATCTTCATCGTGAAAAAAACGAAATTATTGCGGTTGATGCGGGATCAGGAACAGGAATTCTCGGAATGTTCGCACTCATGGCAGGAGCGCAAAAATGTTATTTTTTGGAGCACAATCCACATTCTTTAGAATACAGTAAAAAGCTTCTCGATTATTTTGGATATTCCCATCTCTCTGAATTTATCCTTTGCGATGCCACTACATATAAACTCCGCGAAAAGTATGATCTCCTCATCTCAGAGGCGATCACTTCGGGATTTGTTCGTGAAGACTTTCCTCCAATTGTTGATCATCTGAGGCAGTTCGGGAATTCGGCATCAAAAATAATTCCCGAGAGTTTTGAAATTCAAATTTTTGAGAAAGATGCGATAGGAAATATTTTGGAAAAACATCATGTTCAATTTTCATCTCAGGAAAAATTCAAAAAACAAAAAATTCAGTTGAAAAGTTCTGGGACGAGCAGTCTCAGTTTTCAAACGAAGGCGCTTCTTTATGCCGATATATCTCTCTCTTCAGGAGACACAATGTCGTTTTTGAACGAACAAAATTTCAATTTTCGTACGGAAAAACATCAGCTCTTTGATTTTTCTCCGAAATAATTGTTACTCTTTGCAATCTTGAGGACATGACTCTGGACTTTCAGGAGGAGGACATCCGATTGCTTGGCAAGCGAGTTGCTCGCAAATTCCATTTCCACACGTATTTTTGTAGAGTTCAGGATTCGCTACCGCTGGCTCAGTACCAAAACATTTTCCCTCAACAATATCAAATGCTTTCGCCTGCTCCGCAAAACATCGATTTGAGAAAGTTTGTTCTACTGGATCACACGGAGCTTTAATACACTGAACCTCAATTTTTCCGCATACAGGCGCGTAAATTTCAGCACAAAATTTCTCATCAGAATTCGCTTTTTTTTCACATCCACATCCGATTTTATCAGTAAAATATGTTTCATCTTCCGCGCAAACGTAGTTCACAACTGGGCAATCTTGGAGTTCAAACATATATCTTTTCGACTCCGTATCTGGGGGAAGTGTCCGTATGGAATCTGTAGGAATAGAATTTATTCTTATCGAAAGCAGAAGGTAGAGAATTGCAAAAAGTATTTCCATAATGTATTTAAAAAAATTAAAATATGAATTCAGGATTTTCCAGGTCAAGTATATATCTTGAGATATTTGCGCTGCAAAACCTCTGCACCATTTCTCCGAGTTCTTTGGTAATTTCTTCCACATCTGATTTTGATACTGGGGGAATTCCTTCAATCACGAGCATTGCATTTTTTGTTTCCTCTGTCATTTTTGATTTCTCACATTCACGCCAATTCCATCTTCTGCAGAGCACTTCCTTGTCATCGCGGTATACAATTTCTCCGGGATGAGGAAATTCCGATTCCTCTGAATTAAGCTTTCGAAATGGCTCATCTCCTTTTGCTATCGTGAGCATAATATTTCCCTCAACTTTATCCAAATCATCACCTCCAACGGGAATCAGATGTTTCAGAGAAATAAAATTATAAATATCCACGAGTGTATTGATGTGTCTGAGGTCAATACCTTCCAAAATCATTCGGTACAAATTTTCCACCGAACATTTATATTTTTTTGGTTTTGCGCCAAAAGATGAATACGCACTTCTCCACGCGGCAATTTTTGGAATTTCTCCAAGATTATCAAGCGCATGCTGTGATCTTATTTCTGATTCTTTTGCACGGATCATATTTATAATTTCCGGATTTTCTCCGGAATTTTGGATATTTCGCGCAAAAATAATTCCGATGTGGAGATCAGGAAATTTTTCGAAAATTTCTGGAGAAATTGTGAATTTCATATTGCTGAGAAATATTACTCAAATCGAAAACTTTCCGTCATTTCCGGATCATATGCTTTTCCTCCATTCCAGAAAATTGATTCTATTCCTCGGCTCCAATGAGCGACTTTTTTCTTCTGAGGAGAATAGAGAAACTGCAGAGTGGTCATGCTGTGGCACTCAGCTCCTTCTTTTGCAATTATTTTGACATCATACGTTCCTTCTTGAGCAGTAGATTTTTTTTCTCCCGCTCTGCAGCCGGGTTCTGAAGCTTTGGCAATAACATCATTCAGCGCTGCTTCGCTCTCCACATCTTCCACGATGATTTTCCAAAGTGCTACAGTTCTTTCCTGAAGTGAAGAGAGACTTGTTGTTTTTTGAGCACAATTATCACTTGCGCTATTTTCATAATAATACGTTTCGCTCACATATACTCCATCACTGTTTTCAAAAGTTTCCACCGGAATTTTTGTGGTTTTCTTCTCACAATTCTGAGTCTCTATTTTTCGTGGAATTTTTATGGAATAGCCACGCTTCGTATTTTTATATTCATTCCACGTTTCATCGAGTGGCAGAATTCCAATATTCTCATCGGCATGCTCATCAAAACTAATTCCTGCATATGTGAGAGAAGCCTTATCTTTTACGCCAGCACGAAGGCGATACACAATTTCTGCCATTTCTCCGCGAGTAATAAATTGCGCTACATTTTGAATGCTCGTGGGAATTGCGTTTTCCATTTCCAGTTTCAAAACATATGGTTTGTACCAAATATCATTGTAACCGAGCCAATTTCCAAATGTTTTATTCACAATTTTTGCCGCTTCTCCAAAATTAATTTTCCATTCTGGATGGAAAAATCCTCCAAGATATCCCTGAACAACATTGAGTCTATTTGCAAAACAAATGTATTTATAGAACCAGTCGGAAGCAATAACATCGGTAAAAAGTACAGGAATTTGTGAATTTTTGGGATCACACACACTTATTTCTTCATCGGAATATTCCGTCTCAATGATAATTTTTGTAAATTCCGCACGATTAATGTAATCATCCGGTTTATACGTTCCATCTTGATATCCTTGTATAATTCCATTTTGTTTGATGTATTCAATGGCATCATAATTTGGATGAGATACGGGAACGTCTGGAAATGATTCAGCAAAGGCAGAATTTGGAAGAAGTATGGCGATGCTCAGGAGTATGAAGAAAAAAGAAACTTTTTTCATAATACAAAAGAAAGAGCACGAGGAATTGTAACTTTTCCATGGAAGTGGTGCAATTTTCAAATGCCTTGCCCCTACCTTTTTCTCTCAAAATAGTGTATAATGAAGAGATTCTTGTATCTCTTTGCTTCGGGGCAATGCTCATCATCTCCCTTTTCCTTGGTCTTATCACGGCTCTCCCCATTCTTATCTGGGCATGTATTTTCTTTCAATTCCGCCCAGAGCGCAAAGACATGCTGTTTTTTACGTTTCTCGCAGGATGTTTTTCTCCATTGATCGTTCTCCTCTATCAAAAACTTTGGGGGCAAACGATTAATCTCATATTTTTTGAACTCGAACCGATTAATTTTCAAGAAAGTATTGGTGCGTTCGCGAATAACCATTTTTTACAGAGCTTTCTTGTCTTCGTTTTTGGTGTGGGGATGATAGAAGAATTCGTGAAGCATTTTGTGATCCGGAAAGAAAAGCCAATAGGTCTCGTGCTTGTCTTTCTCGGGCTCATGATTTTCTCTATTTTTTACGCCGCATATCTCCTCATAACTGGAGATTTCTCCTCCGTTTCATGGAATGTATTTAATGATTTCTCTCATCCACTTGTTCGTGAATTGCTCTATATTTTTGGACTCTGGATGACCTTTTTTATTTTCATACAGGTTCACAAAAGACTTGTTTACCAATCAATAGATCAGGTAATTCTTGTGAGCATCATGAGCGCCCTCGGATTTTCATTCGTGGAAAATATTATCTATCTCTTACATTTTGTGGAGAATGGAGGGACTTCATTGGCGAATATTGCGACTTTTATCGCAATGAGATCAATTTTCGTGGTGATGGTTCATATGTTTTGCTCTGGAGTCTTTGGATATTATTACGGAATATCACTTTTTGCAGGACCATATTTACAAGAAAACGAACTCAAAGGGAAAAAATTCTTTCTTCTCAGTTTTATTTGGAAGATTCTTCGATTTTCCAAAAAAACAGTCTACCAAGAAGAGAAGCTTTTTACGGGGCTTTTTCTCTCGATGGTATTTCATGGAATATATGATTTTCTCATCGAGATTAATTTGAATCTCAGTGATGTTCTGGGGACCATTGGTATTCACACTGTATTCGATTTTCCACTGAGGCCACTCATTCTTATGTCCTATCTCTTGGGAGGATTTTGGTTTTTAGTTCTCCTTCTTCATGAGAAAGAAAACCATATCAAATTTGGACTCGTGGGAACAAAAGAAATGCCGGAACGCGATTATCAGCTCCTTTTGAAAAAAATTAGAAGCATTCAGAATACCGAAGAGATTGAAGAAAAGCTGATCAAGGAAGGATGGATTAATCAGGATGAACTTAAAGACCTTCGAAAGAAAATTCAATACTTGAAAAAATTTGAACTTCTGGAAGAAAAATATCTTGCGAAAAATTGGACAACTGCAGAAGGTCTCAAAGATCTCAGAATGGATGTGGAGATTCTGAAAAGCGAGAGAAAAAGAAGGTCCGGAGGCAATCAAAACATTCTTTCTTCCCCCGTATGAAATTTTATGTTTCTCACATTGTCGGGTATGACAATATTGCAAAGATAGACCTTATCGGAGAAATGAATAGCTCTACATGGCCAGAAATGGAACAAAAATTATCAGAACAGGTGAAGCAGAGCACTCAGAAATTTTTCCTATATGACTTTCATAAGACTTCATTTTTAAACAGCACGGTAATTGGTTTTTTCATCAATCTTATGCGAGAAGCAGAAAAAACGAGAAAACAGATTCTCTTTGTCGATCTTCATCCGAACATTGCGGAAATATTCCAGTTGGTAGGAATGGAGAAGGTCGTCAAAATTTTTCCGGATACTATAGAAGCGGTGGAGTCAATTACGAATTACAAATGACGAATTGAAGAATCCTTCGTCAGGAGCAGATTCTCTGTTTGAAACTTTGCCCTTCGACTCCCTACGGTCGCTCAGGGCATTCGACTCATACTCTATTCTCAGCAAAAACGGCTGAAAGCCATGAGCGAATCCGCCGAAGGCGGATGAGTCGAATGGTGGCCAGGGGCAGAATTGAACTGCCGACACATGGATTTTCAGTCCATTGCTCTACCACTGAGCTACCTGGCCAAGGTTTCTGTGCGGAACGAAGTCTAGGGAATTTTTTATAGTCGGGCAAGAAAAAAATATCTGTAGGGGACGCATATATGCGTCCCCTACGAAGAATGCATCATCGCCACACATCCGAACTCGTCTCTCGAATTCTCTCCATTCGCAAATTCTTCACCTGATCCGCAATTCCGTCTGTGAGTTTTACTTTCGGTTCATACCCTAGCACTTTTTGGATTTTCGAAATATCCGCGCACTGACCGTGGATGTAGATTTCTTTCACGGGATTCGGAATATATTTCGGTTCTACTTTTTTTCCAAATGCTCCACTCAGCGCTTCGACAATTTCATTGAGCGTACAGCTTTTTCCCGTGCCGATATTAAAAACTGCCGCGCCAAGTTTTTGATCCGTATCTATCGCGAGCGTCATTCCACTCACCACATCAGAAACATGAGTGAAATCGCGAAATTGTTTTCCATTTCCATAAATTACCGGCGCTAAATCTCGGGCGATATCCCACGCAAATTGAGAAATAATATTGGCGTATTTTCCCTTCGCTTCTTCATTCGGACCATACACGCTCATAAATCGAAAGCCAATTATTTCAATATCTTTGTAAGTGCTCCAATAACTTTCCGCACATCTCTCGTACAAATATTTTGTAATCGCATAATGATTTTGAGGAATTATGTGCTGATCTTCCGTAAGAGGAAGGGGATTATTGCCGTAGAGTGAAGATGTCGAAGCGTAGAGCATTTTTTTCACACCATTTTTTCTCGCCCATTCGAGTACCGTACAAAATGACTTCACAGAATTCACATATCCATTTATGAATCCATCTCCGGTAAACATTGGTGCGGAAGAAGTTCCAGCCAAGTGTACAACATAGTCCACTTTTCCAATTTTTTCCAAATCTTGAACATTGCACGCATCGCCTTTGATAAATTTCACTTCTGGATCGAGATTCCGCTCATCGCCCAGCAAAAGATTATCAAGCGCGATCACTTCATATTTTTCTTTGTGCGTATTGCAAAAGTTTGAGCCGATAAACCCTGCTCCGCCGGTAACGAGAATACGAGGTTTCATGAAAACTCTTAGGAAATTTCTTTCTCGATGCTCATCAAGCTACGACCTAATTCTTAGGAGTAGGTGTAGGGGTTGGTGTTGGGGTAGGTTGAGAAGTGCCGCCATCACTAAATCCGCCACTTACCTTTCTTGTTGATGCCGAAAAATATTCCCCCAAGGGGTTTGTATATTTCACTAAAATAAAAATACTTATAATAATAATGAGAATAATGCCCGACAAGAGAATATTTTTGTAAGTGGTCATGCATGAAAGAAAAATTTAATAAAATCCTATCTTAATTTCCCGACTGTAAGGTCTCGGGAGTTGTCTTCATTTTAAAGTATAGAGTTTAAGAAGAATTTTGTAAACTTCAGTATCTTAGGAGATTTCTTTTGTTTCTGCTACACTTTTTCTGTAAATTATTCAAATATATTTTTATTTTCTTTGAAAGATACTATAATGCGGAATTGGTCTACTGACATCATTCATCTCAAAAAAAAGAAAAAGGAGTATGCTCTTTGGAAACTTGAACAAATGGTGAATTTTGGCACCAATGGGAAAAAAATAAGCAAAAAATCTTTAAAAAAACATTGGGATGAGCTTCATTTAGATCCGGCGAAGAAAAATTTTCTTCATTTTCTTTTATGGCCAAGAAAGCAACCTTGAGTGTGCATCAAACTCAACTTCTTAATGCACTTACGGAGGTATAGAGAATTTCTCTTCTTTGTGCTACGCTTCAGAAAATTTTTAAAAAGTACAAATGAAGAAAAAACTCTTTATTATTACCATTTCCTTTATTTTAATTACCATCATTGGTTTTGTTGTATATTTGTTTACTCCGAGGACGTATGTAGGAGTTCTTGCTACGCCAGGAGTTATGATCCCTGAGGGATATTATCCAGATTCAGAAATTCTTGATTCTGAAATGAAGACAGCAGTTGCTATAGATATTGGGAAGATAGGAGGAAAGAATGACTATGGGAAAGTAGTGCGAGTAAAAGTCAGAAAAACTTTAGATTTTTATGTGAATCCTTTTGGAGACAAGTCTTATACTTATCCATTTCGTACAAAACTCATTTCTTATGAATTTTTGAATGCAATTCCATATAAAATTTATGAGGATATTGATTCGAAAAAAGTTATTGAATATCTAGAAGAAAAGTATCCCTGTCTTTTAGTTCAGGCTCCTTCACGGGATGTATATGACGGGAAATATTCTGATCATTATTATACTCTTAGTCTCTTAGATAAGGCGTATTTGTTGCTAAAAGGCGGGGAAAAATTTTCCTGGGAAATTATAAATGAAAAGGTGATCTATAAAGTAAACATGACAATTTATGGCGAAGGTGATCTACAAAAAGGAGAAATAGAACTTCAATTTGATGGAGATACTGGTGAGTTCATAAAAGAAATTATATCTCCTGAGAATTATGATTTTTGTGAAGCTTCTTCTTCAGAACAGCCTAATATTCAGGCAAAAATAGCTATTCCCAAGGATGTTGAACCATTAATCTATGGCGAGATAAAATTTATTGCACCTCGTGAGCATTTAGGATTTATTGAGGCACTCGATAAAAACACAGGTGAAAAATTGTGGGAATTACAAATTTATAAAACAATTATCGATCCTGCACTTGAAGAAGATGTTCAATGGGTGTTTATAACCAAGCTGAAAATGGCAACAAATGGAAGGCTTATCGTTTTCGACAGTAATGGTAAAATTTATTCAGTGAACATTGAACAAAAAATGGTGGAAGATGATGGGATCCCATCACAGGAGGAAGTGAAACAATCTTGTGAATCTCAAGGAGGAAAAACATTTTTTGATGGAAACGGAATCTTAACCTGTTCCATTACGAGGGAATTATTGACTCAAGAAATTATGGATAAGTGTCTTCGTTTGCGAGATTTAGACTGCGGAGGAAAATTTAATACGGATAATCCAAATACATCAAGGAATTATTTGAGTAAGAAATGGGGAATTTCATTAGATCTTCCGTACAATGAGAACTGGGGGGAATGCAACATATCGAATAAACCCTTATGATGAGAAAGAATCATGGGTAGGTTTTGGATACATTAATTTTGGCGAAGGATGGTTGAGTCGCCGTTATGGTCTCTCTTTTGAAGAGCCAAAAAGTGCAGATGAAGTTATAAAAAGCCTCAATTCTGAATTCACGGATAAATCATATCTGCCACAAAAGACTACTATCAATAATTTTGAAGTTGTCAAGTACATGACATTCGGTCTCTGTAATGTGCCGGAAATGGTTGTGATTGGGGAAAAGCATAATTACCGTTTTACAGTTATGTGTGGAGACAGCAGTCATTTCCCTGTCTTTGAGGATATAATCAAAA
Encoded proteins:
- the nusB gene encoding transcription antitermination factor NusB, yielding MAQYRRLCRIAAMQTLTALLLRGESDEGKAKTCFLQVKEDFAPELGNKDEFSREIMNGVLKNREGLDQQIYELAPEWPIEKLSTVERVILEAGAFELLQYADTPLAVIINEWVDIAKEFGDETAGKFINGVLSNLAHQSRKEGRGTPPSKKNLSSEAK
- the rnc gene encoding ribonuclease III gives rise to the protein MIKELTKILGFSLKNEALYEVAFTHKSYLNEHPSGECNERLEFLGDAVLELVVTEFLFRKYPEKPEGELTSYRSALVRGKHLAEISEELNLGKFLKLSRGEEKSGGRKKSYILANTAESLIGGIFLDRGFATAEKFILKHIIPRISEIIEKGLHRDAKSKLQEYTQDVLGITPHYQLVTEKGPDHDKLFVMAVYLGEKVIAEGEGSSKQKAELDAAENAVKKLNIDEKTKEPK
- a CDS encoding WecB/TagA/CpsF family glycosyltransferase, coding for MKTHRIELFGIPFDVVNTHHALLKLHYYSQVSLGEQYFCVTPNPEMIVYASKHPAFFRILKDADFSLPDGTGILWASGFLPPLELQKLSSSRRKKMWKIFLDGVRSLWQFTFDRKNFRGRIFARITGTDMFGDFLATSQAKIFLLGGAPLSAKTLAENFPNIVGYYDGKVTSEKSAAILEHIKNSDARVLFVALGSPKQEMWISEHLSKIPNIRFAMGVGGAFDFIAGKRKRAPFWMQRAGLEWLFRLLREPKRIVRIFRATVSFFFLALRERQKLL
- a CDS encoding class I SAM-dependent methyltransferase, with the protein product MFFFSPSQAAKKLAEIYDSIANEFSESRNSPWEEAEVLFAATPKNAKILDIGCGNGRLVPLFLKKNCEVFGGDISEKLLGIAQKKYPAAHFQKVDFSDLPFADETFDEVWSVASFHHIPTEKKRLRALSEMCRVLKPKGEVIIIVWNLWNQQKYARQKRWSILRSFLIPTWSKRDFIIPWGTEKKTRYYHSFDVQELQKLAEKSGFLVKELFGWRKGGKEVILHSQNICIRLQKKSSLLC
- a CDS encoding histidine--tRNA ligase, which produces MTTDDEIQENSQKYQSLRGFHDVLPDEYDYYTLVKKTARHRLRQAGFRRISTPIMEETALFVRAAGETTDIVEKEMFTMQSRSGKSMSLKPESTAGIVRAYIEHGMMNLPQPVQLYAIEPHFRYDRPQKGRYRQFHQLDFEVIGTRDASIDAQVILISYKFLKDLKILHHFSLQLNTLGNAESRKQFNDDLRNYFFGKERYLSEDLLSKLEKNPIRILDAKDEDVQILLSKAPKLGDYLDAASKEYYAEVKGFLDELGISYRENKNLVRGLDYYSDTVFEFWDKNEGAQNAVGGGGRYDGLVEFLGGRPTPAVGVAFGLERIVQHMKDEGIVPPQKDKIPVFVAQLGGEAKKKAMRILAELHDKGIHAVGAVGKASIKYQLEMANKVNADWAVLMGEVEVREKKAILRDMNAGTQEIVEIDEVVKKVLELVGSENLDVYTLGE
- a CDS encoding S-layer homology domain-containing protein, with the protein product MKKVSFFFILLSIAILLPNSAFAESFPDVPVSHPNYDAIEYIKQNGIIQGYQDGTYKPDDYINRAEFTKIIIETEYSDEEISVCDPKNSQIPVLFTDVIASDWFYKYICFANRLNVVQGYLGGFFHPEWKINFGEAAKIVNKTFGNWLGYNDIWYKPYVLKLEMENAIPTSIQNVAQFITRGEMAEIVYRLRAGVKDKASLTYAGISFDEHADENIGILPLDETWNEYKNTKRGYSIKIPRKIETQNCEKKTTKIPVETFENSDGVYVSETYYYENSASDNCAQKTTSLSSLQERTVALWKIIVEDVESEAALNDVIAKASEPGCRAGEKKSTAQEGTYDVKIIAKEGAECHSMTTLQFLYSPQKKKVAHWSRGIESIFWNGGKAYDPEMTESFRFE